From a single Pseudomonas cremoricolorata genomic region:
- a CDS encoding sigma-54-dependent transcriptional regulator translates to MTQAPLTVLIVEDDPHVLLGCQQALALEDIACEGVGSAEAALERIGDDFAGIVVSDIRLPGIDGLELLARLKARDRSLPVVLITGHGDIDMAVGAMRNGAYDFMEKPFSPERLVDVVRRALEQRGLAREVVALRRQLAGQGSLEARIIGRSPAMQHLRELIGNVADTSANVLIEGETGSGKELVARCLHDFSRRQGQPFVAINCGGLPENLFESEIFGHEANAFTGAGKRRIGKIEHANGGTLFLDEIESMPINLQIKLLRVLQERTLERLGSNTSIPVDCRIIAATKADLQSLGQRGEFRSDLYYRLNVVTLELPPLRERREDVLQLFEHFLEQAALRFDREALTLDSQTLSQIMAHEWLGNVRELRNVAERFALGLPAFKKSPSGASQGLGFAEAVEAFERNLLSEALLRTGGNLSQASQDLGMAKTTLFDKVKKYGLG, encoded by the coding sequence ATGACCCAAGCCCCCCTGACCGTCCTGATCGTCGAAGACGATCCCCATGTACTGCTGGGCTGCCAGCAGGCCCTGGCGCTGGAGGACATCGCTTGCGAGGGGGTGGGCAGCGCCGAGGCGGCGCTGGAACGCATCGGCGATGACTTCGCCGGTATCGTGGTCAGCGACATCCGCCTGCCCGGTATCGATGGCCTGGAGTTGCTGGCAAGGCTCAAGGCCCGCGACCGCAGCCTGCCAGTGGTGCTGATCACCGGTCACGGCGACATCGACATGGCCGTGGGCGCGATGCGCAATGGCGCCTACGACTTCATGGAAAAGCCGTTCTCACCCGAGCGTCTGGTGGATGTGGTACGCCGCGCCCTGGAGCAGCGCGGGCTGGCCCGCGAGGTGGTAGCCCTGCGCCGCCAACTGGCCGGGCAAGGCTCGCTGGAGGCGCGCATCATCGGTCGCTCGCCGGCCATGCAGCACCTGCGCGAGCTGATCGGCAATGTCGCCGATACCTCGGCCAATGTGCTGATCGAAGGCGAGACCGGCAGCGGCAAGGAACTGGTCGCCCGCTGCCTGCACGATTTCAGCCGGCGTCAGGGCCAGCCCTTCGTCGCCATCAACTGCGGCGGGCTACCCGAGAACCTGTTCGAAAGCGAAATCTTCGGGCATGAGGCCAATGCTTTCACTGGCGCCGGCAAACGGCGCATCGGCAAGATCGAACATGCCAATGGCGGCACGCTGTTCCTCGATGAAATCGAAAGCATGCCGATCAACCTGCAGATCAAACTGTTGCGCGTGCTGCAGGAGCGCACCCTCGAGCGGCTGGGCTCGAACACCAGCATTCCGGTCGACTGCCGGATCATCGCGGCGACCAAAGCCGACCTGCAAAGCCTCGGTCAGCGCGGCGAGTTCCGCAGCGACCTGTATTACCGCCTGAACGTGGTGACCCTGGAGTTGCCGCCGCTGCGCGAGCGGCGCGAGGACGTCCTGCAACTGTTCGAACATTTCCTCGAACAGGCGGCGCTGCGTTTCGACCGCGAAGCACTGACGCTGGACAGCCAGACCCTGTCGCAGATCATGGCCCACGAGTGGCTGGGCAACGTGCGTGAGTTGCGCAACGTGGCAGAGCGCTTCGCATTGGGTTTGCCGGCGTTCAAGAAGAGCCCGAGCGGCGCCAGCCAGGGGCTGGGTTTTGCCGAAGCGGTCGAGGCGTTCGAGCGCAACCTGCTCAGCGAGGCGCTGCTGCGTACCGGCGGCAACCTCAGCCAGGCCAGTCAGGATCTGGGCATGGCCAAGACCACCCTGTTCGACAAGGTGAAGAAATACGGCCTGGGCTGA
- a CDS encoding alpha/beta fold hydrolase, with product MRALLVWVMLWVGVPGIAAARCDAQVPVQQAELGQLSLAYQSVGAANDPALLLVMGLGGQLIDWPDDVVEALCRQGFRVIRYDNRDAGLTRWTQPPASASLTLELLRYKLGLPVAAPYGLTDMADDGLQLMDQLGIEHFHVLGVSMGGMIAQHLAAKAPERVSSLTLLMSSSGAVGLPAPSAALVQLFARRGAGDRDTALQQQVELLSALGNPRVADDRTQLLQQAARAYDRGFNPEGGRRQIMAILAEPSRVALLNQLRVPTLVVHGTADPLLPVMHGVHLAAHIRGSQLRLIPGLAHRLQEPFKAPLLGAILPYLRAQRLEPAHIAGL from the coding sequence ATGCGAGCGTTGTTGGTGTGGGTGATGTTGTGGGTGGGGGTTCCCGGAATCGCAGCGGCGCGCTGTGATGCGCAGGTGCCGGTGCAGCAGGCCGAGCTGGGTCAGCTGAGCCTGGCCTATCAGAGCGTGGGCGCCGCAAATGATCCGGCGTTGCTGCTGGTCATGGGCCTGGGCGGGCAGTTGATCGACTGGCCCGATGACGTGGTCGAGGCGCTGTGTCGCCAGGGCTTTCGGGTCATTCGATATGACAACCGCGACGCCGGCCTGACCCGCTGGACGCAGCCGCCAGCGTCGGCCAGCCTGACCCTCGAACTGCTGCGCTACAAGCTCGGCCTGCCGGTGGCAGCGCCCTACGGCCTCACCGACATGGCCGACGACGGCCTGCAGTTGATGGACCAGCTGGGTATCGAGCACTTTCACGTACTGGGTGTGAGCATGGGTGGCATGATCGCCCAGCATCTGGCGGCCAAAGCACCTGAGCGGGTCAGCAGCCTGACGCTGCTGATGTCCAGCTCGGGCGCGGTGGGCTTGCCGGCGCCCAGTGCGGCGCTGGTGCAGCTGTTCGCTCGGCGCGGCGCCGGTGACCGCGACACGGCGTTGCAGCAGCAGGTCGAGCTGTTGTCTGCGCTGGGCAACCCGCGGGTCGCCGATGATCGAACGCAGTTGCTGCAACAGGCGGCGCGCGCCTATGACCGCGGCTTCAACCCCGAAGGTGGGCGGCGCCAGATCATGGCGATTCTTGCCGAGCCAAGTCGCGTGGCGCTGCTCAACCAGCTGCGGGTGCCGACGCTGGTGGTGCACGGCACGGCCGACCCACTGCTGCCGGTGATGCACGGGGTGCACCTGGCAGCGCACATCCGCGGCAGCCAGCTGCGACTGATTCCAGGCCTTGCCCACCGTCTGCAAGAACCGTTCAAGGCACCCTTGCTGGGGGCGATCCTGCCTTACCTGCGTGCCCAGCGCCTTGAACCTGCGCACATCGCCGGGCTTTAA
- the metR gene encoding transcriptional regulator MetR: MLEIRHLKTLHALREADSLVEAAERLHLTQSALSHQFKELEERLGLPLFVRKSKPLRFTSAGLRLLQLADATLPLLRSAERDIARLAGGTAGRLHMAIECHSCFQWLMPTIDQFRDAWPEVELDLASGFAFAPLPALARGDLDLVVTSDPLDLAGITYVPLFTYEAMLAVANQHPLASKPYIVPQDLLDQTLITYPVERDRLDIFTRFLEPADIEPAGVRTSELTVMMMQLVASGRGVCGMPHWALHEYSSRGYVKGKRLGEKGLFATLYAAVRTDMLDAPYMRDFLLTAKDTSFATLDGVSAVR, translated from the coding sequence GTGCTGGAAATCCGTCACCTGAAAACCCTTCATGCCCTGCGCGAGGCCGACAGTCTGGTGGAAGCGGCGGAACGCCTGCACCTGACCCAGTCGGCACTCTCTCATCAGTTCAAGGAACTGGAAGAGCGCCTGGGCCTGCCGCTGTTCGTGCGCAAGAGCAAGCCGCTGCGCTTTACCAGCGCCGGCCTGCGTCTGCTGCAACTGGCCGATGCCACCTTGCCCTTGCTGCGCAGTGCCGAGCGCGATATCGCGCGTCTGGCCGGCGGTACCGCCGGGCGCCTGCACATGGCCATCGAGTGCCATAGTTGCTTTCAGTGGCTGATGCCGACCATCGATCAGTTTCGCGACGCCTGGCCGGAAGTGGAACTCGACCTGGCCTCGGGGTTTGCCTTCGCACCCTTGCCGGCGCTGGCCCGCGGTGACCTTGACCTGGTCGTGACCTCCGACCCGCTGGACCTGGCAGGCATCACGTACGTGCCGCTGTTCACCTACGAGGCCATGCTGGCAGTGGCCAATCAGCACCCGCTGGCGAGCAAGCCCTACATCGTGCCGCAAGACCTGCTCGACCAGACCCTGATCACCTACCCGGTGGAACGCGACCGGCTGGACATCTTCACCCGCTTTCTCGAGCCGGCCGATATCGAACCGGCGGGGGTACGCACCTCGGAGCTGACGGTCATGATGATGCAACTGGTCGCCAGCGGCCGTGGCGTGTGCGGCATGCCGCATTGGGCGCTGCACGAGTACAGCTCGCGCGGCTATGTGAAGGGCAAGCGCCTGGGCGAGAAAGGCCTGTTCGCCACGCTGTACGCGGCGGTGCGCACCGACATGCTCGACGCGCCCTACATGCGCGATTTCCTGTTGACCGCCAAGGACACCTCGTTCGCCACCCTCGATGGGGTCAGTGCGGTGCGCTGA
- a CDS encoding NUDIX hydrolase — MSNIIRIAAALLVDPQGRTLLVRKRGTQAFMQPGGKIDSGETAPQALARELFEELGVRIEPQAAQHLGSFSAPAANEPGCQVHAELFQVLTDQPVAPAAEIEQVLWLSADQTPDVELAPLTAEQILPLYRERFSAPH; from the coding sequence ATGTCCAACATCATTCGCATCGCCGCCGCTCTGCTGGTCGACCCGCAGGGCCGTACCCTGCTGGTGCGCAAACGCGGCACCCAGGCCTTCATGCAGCCTGGTGGCAAGATCGATTCCGGTGAAACCGCGCCCCAGGCCCTTGCTCGCGAGCTGTTCGAAGAGCTTGGCGTGCGCATCGAACCGCAGGCTGCCCAGCACCTGGGCAGCTTCAGCGCTCCGGCAGCCAACGAGCCTGGCTGTCAGGTGCACGCCGAGCTGTTCCAGGTGCTCACCGATCAACCCGTCGCACCTGCCGCCGAGATCGAGCAGGTGTTGTGGCTAAGCGCAGACCAAACCCCAGATGTCGAGCTCGCGCCACTGACGGCCGAGCAGATCCTGCCGCTGTACCGCGAACGCTTCAGCGCACCGCACTGA
- a CDS encoding type B 50S ribosomal protein L31, producing the protein MKPGIHPQYRTVLFHDTAADVYFLIGSSVDTDRTQVHSDGNTYPYVALDVSSASHPVYTGQQRKTTVEGRVAGFNKRFAGFASKPAP; encoded by the coding sequence ATGAAACCTGGCATCCACCCGCAATACCGTACCGTGCTGTTCCACGACACCGCCGCAGACGTGTACTTCCTCATCGGCTCCAGCGTCGACACCGACCGCACCCAGGTGCACAGCGACGGCAACACCTACCCCTACGTGGCCCTCGATGTGTCCAGCGCATCTCACCCGGTGTATACCGGTCAGCAGCGCAAGACCACCGTCGAAGGCCGTGTCGCCGGCTTCAACAAGCGCTTCGCCGGCTTCGCCAGCAAGCCTGCACCGTGA
- a CDS encoding transglycosylase domain-containing protein, producing the protein MGALWHTEPPRMEATDTEQPSAPAPPPRRRRRLWWRLLALLVLLALIALGIAVYQESQTSALQARTFSRLASTLTYSLQPGPSDAVIYPGEGPFDKRLGYSGIGEFIPRLLKRDYVISEQTRFSPALMDYVGHGLFVPYVEKIQAGLSITDCRGDSLYRYQYPQHLYPAFSDIPPVMVNSLLFIENRGLLDPRDPQNNPAVDWPRFAKAAYSQIAKYLALPGQSAGGSTLATQLEKYRHSPDGLTVSGAEKLRQMFSASVRAYQGGPDTTLARQRIVRDYLNSVPLSAVPGHGEVHGMAEGLRVWYGADFDQVNAALKSTSSDAEQLAERGLALRQVLSLMIAQRRPSHYLSKGRIELAELTDSHVRVLAANGIIEPALADAALASKAIYRDWVAQPTIVPIVTNKGISLARNRLAAMFNRPLYDLDRLDLSATSTLQADLQLQVSDYLKHLADPAFAAQIGLIGERLLTPKTTDQVSYSFTLFERTADGSRVRVQTDSTNQPFDINEGSKLELGSTAKLRVLTTYLEIIAELHGQYAGKPAAELRKVQVADLDRLSRWSLDWLLQNPKDQNLAAMLDAALERKYSANTGESFFTGGGMHVFNNFRKEDNGRNPTLKDALRESINLPFIRLMRDIVRYVTYQQPYNREPLLKDDADPRRQEYLARFADREGTNYLLRFWKKYQRKTSQQRLDTFLDSLRVTPQRLAAVHRYLFPESRQETFNAFVRAHSQGSPAALAKLSDSRLVEMYAAYGPGKYDLPDQGYIAKVHPLDLWLLGYLLKNPGATQREAINASRFERQEVYSWLFKSRHQGARDSRVRTMVEIEAFLDIHQRWKRVGYPFDHLVPSLATAIGSSGDRPAALSELVGIIQNDGVRLPTLRIDTLHLAAGTPYETQLVSDPDRGKRILPVEVAQALKGAMSQVVDAGTARRISGSFILHDGTPLVMGGKTGTGDNRIESFGAGGRLIGSRSLNRTATFVFFLGDNHFGTLTAFVPGRTAEAFKFTSALPVQVLKGMAPILMPYLEPGSATECTAPQVAANGAS; encoded by the coding sequence ATGGGCGCACTGTGGCACACGGAACCTCCCCGAATGGAAGCAACCGATACCGAGCAGCCCTCTGCCCCAGCGCCACCACCCCGCCGCCGCCGTCGCCTGTGGTGGCGGCTGCTGGCCCTTCTGGTGCTGCTTGCACTGATCGCGCTGGGCATCGCCGTCTACCAGGAAAGCCAGACCTCAGCCTTGCAGGCCCGCACCTTCAGCCGCCTGGCCAGTACGCTGACCTACTCGCTGCAACCCGGTCCCAGCGACGCGGTGATTTACCCCGGCGAAGGGCCGTTCGACAAACGCCTGGGCTACAGCGGCATTGGCGAGTTCATCCCGCGCCTGCTCAAGCGTGACTATGTCATCAGCGAGCAGACGCGCTTCTCGCCCGCGCTGATGGACTACGTCGGTCACGGGCTGTTCGTCCCCTATGTGGAGAAAATCCAGGCAGGCCTTTCCATCACCGATTGTCGCGGCGACAGCCTTTACCGCTACCAATACCCACAGCACCTCTACCCGGCGTTCAGCGACATCCCGCCGGTGATGGTCAACAGCCTGCTGTTCATCGAAAACCGCGGCCTGCTCGACCCCAGAGACCCGCAGAACAACCCGGCCGTAGACTGGCCACGCTTCGCCAAGGCGGCCTACAGCCAGATCGCCAAGTACTTGGCCCTGCCCGGTCAGTCAGCAGGCGGCAGTACCCTGGCCACACAACTGGAAAAATACCGTCATTCGCCCGATGGGCTGACCGTCTCGGGTGCGGAAAAGCTGCGGCAGATGTTTTCCGCCAGCGTGCGCGCCTACCAGGGCGGCCCCGATACCACGCTGGCGCGCCAGCGCATCGTGCGCGACTACCTCAACAGCGTGCCGCTGTCGGCCGTGCCGGGCCACGGCGAGGTGCACGGCATGGCCGAGGGCTTGCGGGTGTGGTACGGGGCTGATTTCGATCAGGTCAACGCCGCGTTGAAAAGCACCTCCAGCGATGCCGAGCAGTTGGCCGAGCGCGGCCTTGCCCTGCGCCAGGTGCTGTCGCTGATGATCGCCCAGCGCCGGCCCTCGCATTATTTGTCCAAGGGCCGCATCGAGCTGGCCGAGCTGACCGATTCGCACGTGCGCGTGCTGGCTGCCAACGGCATCATCGAACCAGCCTTGGCCGACGCTGCCCTGGCCAGCAAGGCCATCTACCGCGACTGGGTAGCACAGCCGACCATCGTGCCGATCGTCACCAACAAGGGCATCAGCCTGGCGCGCAACCGCCTGGCGGCGATGTTCAACCGCCCCCTCTACGACCTCGATCGTCTCGACCTGTCGGCCACCAGTACCTTGCAGGCCGACCTGCAGTTGCAGGTCAGCGACTACCTCAAGCACCTCGCCGACCCCGCCTTCGCCGCGCAGATCGGCCTGATCGGCGAGCGCTTGCTCACCCCCAAGACCACCGACCAGGTCAGCTACAGCTTCACCCTGTTCGAACGCACCGCCGACGGCTCACGGGTGCGCGTGCAAACCGACAGCACCAACCAGCCGTTCGACATCAACGAAGGCAGCAAGCTGGAGCTGGGTTCGACCGCCAAGTTGCGGGTGCTCACCACCTACCTGGAAATCATCGCCGAGCTGCACGGGCAATATGCCGGCAAGCCAGCCGCTGAACTGCGCAAGGTGCAGGTCGCCGACCTCGACCGCCTCAGCCGCTGGTCGCTCGACTGGCTGCTACAGAACCCCAAGGACCAGAACCTTGCGGCCATGCTCGATGCCGCATTGGAGCGCAAATACTCGGCCAACACCGGGGAGTCGTTCTTCACCGGCGGCGGCATGCACGTGTTCAACAACTTCCGCAAGGAAGACAATGGCCGCAACCCGACGCTCAAGGACGCCCTGCGCGAATCGATCAACCTGCCGTTCATTCGCCTGATGCGCGACATCGTGCGCTACGTGACCTACCAGCAGCCCTACAACCGTGAACCGCTGCTCAAGGACGACGCCGATCCGCGCCGCCAGGAATACCTGGCGCGCTTCGCCGACCGCGAAGGCACCAATTACCTCCTGCGCTTCTGGAAGAAATACCAGCGCAAGACCTCGCAGCAACGCCTGGACACCTTCCTCGACAGCCTGCGCGTCACCCCGCAGCGCCTGGCCGCCGTGCACCGCTACCTGTTCCCCGAGTCACGTCAGGAAACCTTCAACGCCTTCGTCCGCGCCCACAGCCAGGGCAGTCCGGCGGCCCTGGCCAAACTCAGCGACAGTCGCCTGGTGGAGATGTACGCCGCCTACGGGCCGGGCAAGTACGACCTGCCGGATCAGGGCTACATCGCCAAGGTGCACCCGCTCGATCTGTGGTTGCTCGGTTACCTGCTGAAAAATCCCGGCGCCACCCAGCGTGAGGCAATCAACGCCAGTCGCTTCGAGCGCCAGGAGGTGTACAGCTGGCTGTTCAAGAGCCGCCACCAGGGCGCGCGCGACAGCCGGGTGCGGACCATGGTCGAGATCGAAGCCTTCCTCGATATCCATCAGCGCTGGAAACGCGTCGGCTACCCGTTCGATCACCTGGTGCCATCGCTGGCCACGGCCATTGGCAGTTCGGGTGATCGGCCGGCGGCGTTGTCCGAGCTGGTCGGCATCATCCAGAACGATGGCGTGCGCCTGCCGACCTTGCGGATCGACACCTTGCACCTGGCCGCAGGCACCCCGTACGAGACGCAGTTGGTCAGCGATCCTGACCGCGGCAAGCGGATTCTGCCGGTGGAAGTGGCCCAGGCGCTCAAGGGCGCCATGTCGCAGGTAGTCGACGCCGGTACTGCGCGGCGTATTTCCGGCAGCTTCATCTTGCACGATGGCACCCCGCTGGTGATGGGTGGCAAGACTGGCACTGGCGATAACCGCATCGAAAGCTTCGGTGCCGGCGGTCGGCTGATCGGCTCACGCTCGCTGAACCGCACCGCCACCTTCGTGTTCTTCCTCGGTGACAACCATTTCGGCACGCTCACTGCCTTCGTGCCAGGCCGCACGGCCGAGGCGTTCAAATTCACCTCCGCCTTACCCGTGCAGGTGCTCAAGGGCATGGCACCGATTCTCATGCCGTATCTCGAGCCCGGCAGCGCGACCGAATGCACGGCACCGCAGGTAGCCGCCAACGGGGCGTCCTAG
- a CDS encoding PadR family transcriptional regulator, producing the protein MRNPLAQDPFERRGGRGPRMFAPGDLKLLLLSLLAEQPGHGYDLIRQIEKRFDGGYSPSPGVIYPTLNFLEEAELIRGQAQGSKRLYLITDLGQSSLAEQRVALDNLRMRLDISKRALTGQQRPEQIHQAVGNLRHALHMHNGHWSAEEIERVTRLLNDAASAIAAGPHPTSENRS; encoded by the coding sequence ATGCGCAACCCCCTTGCCCAAGACCCGTTCGAGCGCCGTGGCGGCCGTGGCCCGCGCATGTTCGCTCCGGGCGACCTGAAACTGCTGCTGCTGTCGCTGCTGGCTGAACAGCCTGGCCACGGCTACGACCTGATCCGCCAGATCGAAAAGCGCTTCGACGGCGGCTACAGCCCAAGCCCCGGGGTGATCTACCCCACCCTCAACTTCCTCGAAGAAGCCGAGTTGATCCGCGGCCAGGCGCAGGGCAGCAAGCGCCTGTACCTGATCACCGATCTTGGCCAAAGCAGCCTTGCCGAGCAACGCGTGGCGCTGGACAACCTGCGCATGCGCCTGGACATCAGCAAGCGTGCGCTGACCGGCCAGCAGCGTCCGGAACAGATCCACCAGGCGGTGGGCAACCTGCGCCATGCCCTGCACATGCACAACGGCCACTGGAGCGCCGAAGAAATCGAGCGCGTCACTCGCCTGCTCAACGATGCCGCCAGCGCCATTGCCGCCGGCCCTCACCCGACGTCGGAGAATCGCTCATGA
- a CDS encoding siderophore-interacting protein — MNDSVHRVNHTLRQRCLSVLRVTELTPRMRRITLGGAELEGFTSLGSDDHIKLLFASDAAQQAAIEARQLGRDAEVKPTLREYTPRRIDLDALELDIDFVLHGDGPASTWAAQAAPGQTLHIAGPRASLVVPDIFDSYLLIGDETALPAIARRLEELPAGRQVLALIQIEDAAERQLLPSQAQVEIRWVVRHEAELAAQIEALELPAGRLYSWVALEKSLTREVKALLLDKGVNEQHLKAAAYWRADASADEA, encoded by the coding sequence ATGAACGACAGTGTCCATCGCGTCAATCACACCCTCCGTCAGCGCTGCCTGAGCGTGCTCAGGGTCACCGAGCTGACCCCGCGCATGCGCCGCATCACCTTGGGCGGCGCCGAGCTGGAGGGCTTCACCAGCCTGGGCAGCGACGATCACATCAAGCTGCTGTTCGCCAGCGACGCCGCACAACAGGCGGCCATCGAGGCGCGCCAGTTGGGCCGCGATGCCGAGGTCAAGCCGACCTTGCGCGAGTACACACCGCGGCGCATCGACCTCGACGCCCTGGAGTTGGACATCGACTTCGTCCTGCATGGCGATGGCCCTGCCTCGACCTGGGCCGCCCAGGCAGCTCCCGGCCAGACCCTGCACATCGCCGGTCCGCGCGCGTCACTGGTGGTACCGGACATCTTCGACAGCTACCTGCTGATCGGCGACGAAACCGCTCTGCCAGCCATCGCCCGGCGCCTGGAGGAACTACCAGCGGGGCGTCAGGTACTGGCGCTGATCCAGATCGAAGATGCCGCCGAGCGCCAGCTGTTGCCCAGCCAGGCGCAGGTCGAGATACGCTGGGTAGTGCGCCATGAGGCCGAGCTGGCCGCGCAGATCGAGGCCCTTGAGCTGCCCGCAGGCCGTCTGTACAGCTGGGTCGCGCTGGAAAAGAGCCTGACTCGCGAGGTCAAGGCGCTGCTGCTGGACAAAGGCGTCAACGAGCAGCATCTCAAGGCTGCCGCCTATTGGCGCGCTGATGCCAGCGCCGACGAGGCCTGA
- a CDS encoding Pr6Pr family membrane protein has product MSIRHPWLTLAALLGWTGLSVQIWLVLIARWQAEANLVGGLVSVFGYFTVLSNTLVATVLSHAAWGREGPARRWFLSAPVSTGIAVSISLVALAYSLLLRHLWQPSGWQWLADELLHDVMPALFVLYWWRVVPKGSLRLHHLAAWSLYPLGYFAFALWRGFEIGVYPYPFINVAELGYGRVLLNALGLLLGFCLVGGLFIAIDRWRARRRA; this is encoded by the coding sequence TTGAGCATCCGGCATCCGTGGCTGACGCTGGCGGCATTGCTCGGCTGGACCGGCCTGAGCGTGCAGATCTGGTTGGTGCTGATAGCCCGCTGGCAGGCCGAGGCGAACCTGGTCGGTGGGCTGGTGAGCGTGTTCGGTTACTTCACCGTCCTCAGCAATACCTTGGTGGCGACCGTGCTGAGCCACGCCGCGTGGGGTCGGGAAGGGCCGGCGCGGCGCTGGTTTCTCAGCGCGCCGGTCAGCACCGGCATCGCCGTCAGCATCAGCCTGGTGGCACTGGCCTACAGTCTGCTGCTACGCCACTTGTGGCAGCCCAGCGGTTGGCAGTGGCTGGCCGATGAGTTGCTGCACGATGTGATGCCGGCGCTGTTCGTCCTGTACTGGTGGCGGGTGGTGCCCAAGGGAAGTCTGCGTCTGCACCATCTGGCGGCGTGGAGTCTCTACCCGCTGGGCTATTTTGCTTTCGCACTGTGGCGCGGCTTCGAGATTGGGGTGTATCCCTATCCCTTCATCAACGTGGCCGAACTGGGCTATGGCCGGGTACTGCTCAATGCCCTTGGGTTGCTGCTGGGCTTTTGCCTGGTCGGTGGTCTGTTCATCGCCATCGACCGCTGGCGCGCCAGGCGCCGCGCGTGA
- a CDS encoding VF530 family DNA-binding protein: MSTSEHNALHGKTLEQILTELVAHYQWAGLAERVEVRCFQRDPSIKSSLTFLRKTPWAREKVEQLYVKMQRRG, encoded by the coding sequence ATGAGTACGTCGGAACACAACGCCTTGCATGGCAAGACCCTCGAACAGATCCTCACCGAACTGGTGGCCCACTACCAATGGGCCGGGCTGGCCGAGCGGGTCGAGGTGCGCTGTTTTCAGCGCGACCCGAGCATCAAGTCGAGCCTGACCTTTCTGCGCAAGACCCCTTGGGCGCGGGAAAAAGTCGAGCAGCTGTACGTGAAGATGCAGCGCCGCGGTTGA